One Amaranthus tricolor cultivar Red isolate AtriRed21 chromosome 10, ASM2621246v1, whole genome shotgun sequence genomic window carries:
- the LOC130824914 gene encoding uncharacterized protein LOC130824914 — MSKRISLSKPSTFNGKGEPSKLELWLREFDKLFDVVECPEELKVNQAAFYLVGEADYWWANSRSGLLEQTNGVCNWNLFKRAMRDKLYPLHVRKDKSNEFARLEMGDMTVDEYYRKFMEYIQYCPDDVPTKEKKMQRFELGLSYDIQKHIESDRYNTLEQMYKRASQIENILRKENKKENGKDPEKRKDIASQTSGFSSDFYQKKARTFGNFQGSRSSTNSGFRGDVKPAKPLLDRDGNERKYFCRRCRGNNPGKNCDGNLVECNFCHKRGHREYKCYIKKGSGSQQPGGQHRQQNLNNSERQVNLQCENGNHGNTAQRFQRPISRGQGRVDGNRIEGSGMQRGGNQVEGINAQPFGGRVTAVSAREADQATDVVTMAVQSGRLYNCDRLYKEVPLRIGKVIFPGDLYVLDMEGLEVILGMDWLGKFKATIECREQRVTLEGPRGEKPRGKEEGGPQGYCCSE, encoded by the exons ATGAGTAAGAGGATCAGTCTGAGCAAACCCTCGACATTCAATGGTAAGGGGGAACCATCAAAACTCGAGCTCTGGTTAAgggaatttgacaaactttttgatgtGGTTGAATGCCCAGAGGAACTGAAGGTCAACCAGGCTGCGTTTTATTTGGTTGGTGAAGCCGACTATTGGTGGGCAAATAGTAGATCTGGGTTATTAGAACAAACTAATGGAGTCTGTAATTGGAATTTGTTTAAAAGGGCTATGCGAGATAAATTATACCCTTTGCACGTGAGAAAAGATAAGTCAAACGAGTTCGCTCGTTTGGAGATGGGAGACATGACTGTTGATGAATATTACCGAAAGTTTATGGAATATATTCAGTACTGTCCTGACGATGTTCCCACtaaggagaaaaagatgcaGCGATTTGAATTGGGATTGTCATAtgacattcaaaaacatattgagagCGACCGCTATAACACCTTGGAACAGATGTACAAGCGTGCGTCTCAAATAGAGAACATTCTGAGGAAGGAGAACAAAAAAGAGAATGGTAAGGACCCTGAGAAGAGGAAGGATATTGCAAGCCAGACATCAGGGTTTTCGTCGGACTTTTATCAAAAGAAAGCTAGAACTTTCGGAAATTTTCAGGGAAGTAGATCTAGTACAAATTCTGGGTTTAGGGGAGACGTGAAGCCTGCTAAGCCATTACTGGACCGAGACGGCAATGAAAGGAAATATTTCTGTAGAAGATGCAGGGGAAACAATCCTGGAAAGAATTGTGATGGGAATTTGGTTGAATGTAATTTTTGCCACAAGAGGGGACATAGGGAGTATAAATGCTACATCAAGAAAGGGAGTGGGAGTCAACAGCCGGGTGGGCAGCACCGGCAGCAGAATTTGAATAACTCCGAAAGGCAAGTCAACCTGCAGTGCGAAAATGGTAATCATGGAAACACTGCTCAGAGGTTTCAGCGACCTATTAGTAGGGGACAAGGCCGGGTGGATGGAAACCGAATCGAAGGGTCAGGTATGCAACGTGGGGGTAATCAAGTGGAAGGAATAAATGCACAGCCGTTTGGTGGACGGGTAACTGCGGTCAGTGCAAGGGAAGCTGACCAAGCAACGGATGTAGTTACAA TGGCTGTTCAATCGGGAAGATTGTACAATTGTGATAGATTGTACAAGGAAGTGCCCTTAAGAATAGGGAAGGTCATTTTTCCTGgtgacttgtatgtgttagatatggaaggcttaGAGGTAATTTTAGGGATGGACTGGTTAGGAAAATTTAAAGCCACTATAGAATGTAGGGAGCAGAGAGTGACGCTAGAAGGACCAAGAGGGGAAAAG CCAAGGGGGAAAGAAGAAGGAGGACCCCAAGGATATTGCTGTAGTGAATGA